The sequence atattttcgtggtaaatgttcttttaattttttgtgttgTCTTTCAACTCTTTTAAGTAATGGAAATAGGTTACGAAATAGTAGAGGATGAGAATTTCACTGAGAAAAAGAGCGGAGGGGGGAAAGTCAGTTGAGCAAAGTATGCCACCGTGCCCAATGTGTTATGTTCAAATTCATTTCTTCTgaggaaaatgattttttggTAATCACACACTTCCAAATTCCAGATTGTGTTTCCTTTGGAGTGCTCAGTAACTGCAATTAATAGTACCAATGTTTTCTTCGagtaatttaatttcttcatgATCTAATGTGACTGTGACCCCTTTCAGGTCTCTAAAATTAAAGAGGTTGGGCTTCCCATTCATACCAAGTTTGGCAAGGTATAgtgtttatgttttgtttttcaatataCATTTCTATGGATGCTGCTAAAAGTTGTAGTTGGGTTAAAAGGTTCTTCTAGTTACTCAGATTATAGTTTGTGTTTGAGAGTTAttcttttgaattattttaatgatcTTTAACATCATCATTCTAGTCAAAATGCATTGTTTGGTTAGTTATCCTATGCTTTATAGTTGCAATGATCTGTCCATTTTTATATTTCAGCTACCAATGTTAGGAATCAAGCTTGAGAACGTGAACCACCTAGCTTCGAGGGCTAGGAACCTCCatagaaaaagaggaagagagagaCTAAGGAAGAACTTGCTGTTATATTTTCTGATATCAAAAGCGCTTAATTCATCTACATATATAGTTGTTATGCAGGGAACAAGGCCCCACAAGCAAAACAGAAAAGATAAAATGGAATATCCTAACAACCATATTCCCTTATTCCACTACCTACATATCTTCTAGAAAGCACGATGATATCTTCCTTCACAATTATACCAGCTGCATGGGTCTCATGCTTTTTTGCTTCCTGCAACCCCTTTACTCCCTGCAATCCCGTATTACTATCCCTATCATATTAGTTTCACTTTTTTGTTTCCTAGGAATTTGCAATAATATTGTTTATAAAGTGATGAGGTTCTGTTGTCAAATATGGTTCAGCTATCTTAAAACCATCTATTAAATGGATAAattctataataaaaaatctTGCTAAACAACTTATAGTACTATCAATAAGCTGTTAAGTATCTGGGCTAGTGGTGGAGAGATTATGTGTAGTATGAGTTGTTGTTAACAATATGGCTTTTGTGCCAAGTAATGAGGTGTGGATGAATGGTAGCACTTTTAAAGTCATGACTCAAGCCCAATTTCATAACTTTATTTTTAGTGTATAAATCAttcaatttctaatgtatatagTCTTGCCAACATGTATTAGTCAAATTTGTCCTAGTTTGAAGTTTAGGGTAGTTTATATTAATTGGTGTGCTGTGTTTAAATCCAGATTTAATATCTTGAAGCAATGGATAAGTCATGGATTACGAAGCCACAGAACTCCATTGGATATGAGCAAGGGGTTAGGGgatttattaattttgcatTTGAACATCAATCAGTAAATGGAAAGACAATATGTCCTTGTAAACGATGTGGTTTCAAAAAATGGCAGTGTAGGGAAATACTGTATGATCACTTAATGTGTACACCTTTTCCAGTAACATACACTACATGGATCTATCACGGGGAGTCCAAAGTAAGAAAAGTTAGGGACATCTCAGTTAATAATATTACAGATGTAGTTAAGgacattgttgttgttgaaaatcCTTTGCAAAACATGATCAATGATGCTTTTAGAGTTGATACACACCATACAAACAAAGCACCCATTGTTTCAAATGTAGAGATTGATTGAGATGAAAATTTGATGTCAAATGCAACTCAAGACAAGCATGAAGCTGAAGAGTTTTATGAATTAGCCAAAGATGAAGAGCCACCATTGTATGAAGGGTGTACAAAATACTCAAGATTATCTTTTTTAGTAAAGTTGCACCATATCAAATGTGGAATGAGCCACAAGGCCATGACAATGATTTTAGAACTATTGAATGATGCTTTTGGACATGCAAAGATTCCAAGCTCATTCTGTGAGGCCAAGAAAATAATCCCTCATACATTTGAGTTTGACTCCAAGACGGTTGTGAGGAACAGGGATGAGGTGGTATGCTTCACTTAATCTATTGTTGTTTGATAATTTAACCATTAATTTCATtgtacaaatatatttattgtatgGTGTTTAATTTTAGGAATCACAACAATACACCAAAGAAGAAATGTATCCAAACTCTCATAGAAAGAAGGATGGATCATTTGTTAATGAAGCAGCTAGGCAAGAATATGTATGTACAATGTACCTTTTTAAAGACttaatttattgttgtttgtaCTTCACTGCTATTGATTATCACAATTTGTTTATGTGTGTATTCAATTTATATGCTGGAACAATTGCATAATGAAATTCAAAAGACTTCTTCCAAAAATAAGGCCTTTGCTAGAGCTTTTGAAAAGGAACATCCTGAATATGTTGGAGGAATGGAACTTGGGGTAACACCATCTCATGACACTGAGTCTATTTCACACTCCACGAGATCAGTATCTTCCTCTGAGTCTGTAAAGATGAGAAAACTGCAAGTTGAAATCAACGCACTTAAGGATCAAGTTGCACAAGTTGACGTCTTGAAGGAACAAGTTGATTTTCTTATGCAAAATGTCAAGGGAAACAAGGTAAAGTAATGGTTATTAACTTGACTTTTCTAATTTGGGTTAATTTGCTTGTTTAATATCTACTTTATGggttttttttatgtctttttatttcAGTTGGGACAAGAGATTCAAGATCTTCGTCTAACTTTAGTAATGTGCTTGAAAATCATGGAACATCACCACGGaggacaatttaaatatttcttttatttataaacttgACAGCTTTTagttatatttctttatatttggaaattgttgaaccaattattgactatttgtaaattttatagtGTGAACTAACGCACGAATTTTGTAACTCTTCACTGCATTtatgaaatagttttttttttacttttaattattgtttagtTTGTAACCTTTTACTTGTATAGAACCAGTTTACACATATTTTTGtagcttttttcttttacatattattttacctttttttgttaaatgtgTCACGTAGCATGTAAGAATTCGTATATggcattttaatatattacatgACCTTTGggttgattcaaattttattttatagtttttcttcAAAGATTATATGTAATGTCTGTGAATGGCTATGTCTGTAGtcttttggaagaaaaaaaaaacataaccctTGTCCCTTTATATTGGTTCacgtaatttaattatatgaatgcATAGTTATTTACAcgagttgaaaaattaataaagtaagtttgtttttaataaatatatgttggtaatattttttatcatgcttttaaattgttaatatatactatatattaggttacatatttctcccaaaaaaaatatattaggttatattaatattttagtccAAAAAAACATTCTTTCAAATTAGTCTTGTCTATTTTCCGTTGTCATAATTCTGTTAATAAATCACTCATCTTACGTGAACGTATAATGACAAATCTTCCAACACTTTCTAACATACTTTATCTAATTTGGACACTCTACCCAGCCACATTGCCTACTCTTAAGCTTTCATtttcagacaaaaaaaaatatatactagtaACACATTTGTTAACACTTTTTGACATACTCCATCTAATTTGGTAAAATTTATGTGGGTCTTATAAGTATGTGATTCTCATGTTCAAAGTAATGAGTCTtacatattcatttatatatatatatatatatatatatatatatatatatatatatatatatatatatatatatataaattaaaaaatgttgaagaGCGTGATATTAATCCTCTCCACTTAGAATATATCCACGGAACAAAGAGCTTCCATGAAGGTTTTAACTGGGCTTCAATATCATGGTagctttagttattagttttcTTGGCTGTGGTTTGTGTTGCTTCACAATCTTCGGGGGCTAAGCGTCACTCTAAGGGTAACCGTAGAAGTTAGATGccatttttataggaaaaaatgtTAGGATATATCTTCATGATCATGTAGGATTTCAATTCAAACCTTGATCTAACgggttttggaaaaaaaaaaaaaaggatataagTCATAGGAACTTTTACGATTTTTgagaatgaaataataaaaaaaattcatcacttcaacttttttttatttattttaatagtgaAGTCATAAAAACTCTAatgacatcaattttttttaaaaaaaaaattatataacatcatacattttttatgactttaaaattgtcataattttttgttttaaattaattttgaaagatttttttaaatttctattgcttctctattttttttaatagtttttgtttcaatgttttttatatttttgttattgatattaacaaataatattaacttaatattaacaaaatttatcaaataatattaaagtcttttttaatattttttaattaatttttgcatttatcattaagtaAACTAATAATTTCGTATGGtgctattaattaattttactttataaaattattttaatattaacaataaaaaaaataatttagtaataaaagTAGTTATTAAAATGTGAATAACATAATACGCTAATATAAActgaacaatacaaattaaataaaaacataaatttaaagaataCTCAATACTCACTTCAAGTTTTTTCCActtcaaatatttttgaaagacaCTCACAAATGTTTATTATCACTTTCAACACTTCATCATCTGCATAGAACCCACCACCATCAAGTTCTTGTTATCGTTTATCATTACCTATTCATATACATGACATGGATCATGAGGATGAGGAGGAAGAtggtgataataataataataataataataataataatgatcatGCTAGTGATGATGTTtctcaacaaaaacaaacagttACACGTGAGCATCCTAGAAAAAGAGGATGGAGAAGTCGTAGAATAAGAAGAGAACAATCACCAACAAATTAAGTGTAAcaagatgaaagactatgaCGTATATCTAGAAGAACTTGTTGTAGGACATCATCctactattaatatttttcttaaacaaatCTATAtgtaatactttttatttaaatttaattattttgtttacatatttttttaatttacaaaacaaataataatccttAACATTAGTagcaaaaatatagaaaatattaaatagaataaaatatagaagtataaattaaaactaCTTTAGAGttgaaaactaatttaatttttttaaaaaaaaaatagcacaaCTTTGAAGtccttcaaattaaataaataattaaaaaacaattaatattactTTGAACTGGTTAAAAATTTTACaactttatataaataattaaaaataaaataaaaaactaaagctTCAAAgtcctaaataaataaataaaatactttgaaGTTGTTAGAGTTTTTAGgactttaatattaaaaaaataaaaaataaataaaagaccgAAGTCATAAATTTTATGAAGTAGTAAAAATTCCTACGACTTACTCTTATTTAGAacttaattcaaaaaatactcTCATTTGATAAATTTCCAATGAAATTATTCCTTTTTAGTCAAAATCCTTTGATTCGAAGGGACCGCTATTCACAGGTATTAAGaatcttataataaatttaGATATCAATATTAATGCTCAAACAGCCAATAGGTGTGGGCAAACATTCATGtgaaaccaatttttttaaaatggctGTTAAGCGGAGCAACCAATAGCCATGCCATATATAATACATAATATTACTTAAAATCCTCACCTTATGTGTGTGAACCTTCTCCCAGTTTAATCTTTTatgctaaattgtaattttactcACCCTTAATCTAATCACAACTATATGAATAAGTCAATGATTTaactatattaaatttaattttcatggtCTTAAATTTGaatctcataaataaaaaaatataattaaaaaaaagatcccATATAATTGAGAAgaaacactactaaaaatagcaaatcaaattcttaataaaaaatcagTCGTCAACAAAATTGTTAATGGTATGATTACTCAAAAAATCTATTCATAACTATAAACTTAATATATGACATTATGGAATTTAATAGACAAAATTtgagaaagtataaaaaattgcTATTGTCTTGCATATGTGGCAAGAAATGTATGTTATATCATTTTTAACCACTAAACAGTGATGCATCCACATGTTGAGTTTTGGGACAATTGTCCcactaactttaatttttttttaataaaatataaatgtgtgATAATAAACTATCCTCATAATTTGAAATgtgttataaaaattatgagaaTTACTCCCACAGATTTATGTATAAGTATTATCCtcataacataaaaattttTAGATTCATCACTAGTGTCAAATGCATGATCATCAAACACAAAGTTAGTTCAACATATTCAGTATAATATGTTGGTCTTACTAAAAACATTAGttctttttttaaccaatattttcttttcactttctttaaGAAACAATAATGGATCCCATGGTTCCCTATTAATGTCCATCTTCACATGTTCAGGAAGTACATCATGACTCAAGTAAATCCAAACTCCAAAGCCAAGGCATGCATACGTGACACAGCTGAAAATTGTTTAACAGTCACACTTTTTGACAAACCTTCACATACTCCATTGCCATTCGTTGCCCCAACTTGTTGCTTTCAACAGCAAAAAAATCATtgtcattttgttttaaaatctaTCTCATTTCGCAATATAGGACAACTTGTTCATACAAGAGGACAATTTAGccacataaatattaaataagacacactcacactcacacacacacactctccATCATTATCAATAGTTTACAAATAATGCTTCAGAACTTGTCACACATGGAATCTATCTTGAAATAGTCAAAACCACGTAACATCATAATTGAAACTGTGAACGCACGGCAGAGATGCATATACAttagaaaaccaaaataaaatattatattgagaataaataattaagagacaaaagaaacaaatggGGTTCAATGAAAATTATTGGATAGGTAACTCTATTGGGTAATTGTAGCAGAAACTTTGTtcataatttgattttgattggtTGTTGAGATGTGAGATGAAGATGAAGTAGCACCCTCTTCCGTGTAGAAACAATGAAGCGCCACATTGGCCATGAGGATTGGGTAAGATATTAAGATTCTCATGATATAACCTGGCCATACTGGATCTTCATTTGTATATAACTGACcattttttattggtaaatgTGAATTgttaatatgttaattttttatagtagaaACGACCTATTTGATTATCCTTCCCTCCCTCTTATTTTTATTccaaataatcttatatatctTATATAACCGGaccatatatataaatgaaaagagTAAATTTGGTTTGTAAACTATTGTTCATGAACAGTCAaaataaaagggttttgaaatgaGATGAGTAttattcactaaaaaaaatcctacaagtccttaaaataatcatgacattttaaaaagaataaataatatatatatatatatatatatatatatatattaatagtatAATACTAGCATTTATACTAATATTCAATTACAAAaagtatcatatataataaattttatgaattttataataattatattaaaaattatatcaattatattttttaattgattgatagaTCGAATAACCTTTTTTACACTAATagtgcataaaaaaaataatttttttgaaaaaaaactcacataaatattttagttttaagtaTTTATGATAAGATTTAAAAGGCAATATTCCTCACACTCATACATATAtaggtatatataatatatataatcattcatttCCATTTTTCCCAATATACAATTTCCCCTGTCTTTGCTGAATGCAGAAGTAGCAGCTATGCCGAAGCACAGTGACTTGCAAATCCACATCAATGATGAGGAAATATTCCTTTTGGACAAGATATTCTAGGAATTCAttagtgttttcttttcttatttatccTCTAACATTGTTagattcaaagaaaaaatgatgCAAAATCCAATGTCTCATCAGGTGAATCAatctaatttcatttattttgcaGAAGTTCATATCAAAATACTGTGGAAGAATAAAGAAAATCTTGAGCAATGAAAAGAGAATGTGCCACAGCAAGACCTTGAGCATTGAAATCAATGATTTCCCTGGAGGGCCACAAGGGTTTGAGCTGGTTTCAAGATTCTGCTACAACAATGGCAAAATCCCTATCAATGTGTCCATTGTGCTTATCCTCCATTGCTGTGCCATTTATCTTGGAATGACTGAGGAGGTCTTCACCAACAATCTCTTGCAACAAATAGAAATCTTTCTTGAAGGAATCCACTACTGGACATGGAATGAAATACTTGTAAGTCTaaaaaattgagatattttCCACATTTTCTGATAGCTATGGTCTATTAGAGAAGATTATTGGTGCACTCTTAGCAAAAATGGATCAAAATTATGAGGCAACCCTCTTCAACTCGTCATCTTCATCATCCCCATCGTCTCCTGAGAGCAGTTCAGCCAAGAGATTTTCTTATTCATCACGAGTTACTCCCAAGACTGTAAAGTCAACTTTGCCTAACAAAGCAGGGTGGTTTGAGGATTTGGCTACTTTACCCCCAAAGATCATTGAGAAGATTCTCCAGACAATTGGAGCTTACAAAACAGATAACAACAACTTAATTATCACAAGATTTCTGCTTCATTATCTGAAAATAGTGACTCCAACAAGAGAGGTTAATTGCAACAACAGTGTTGAGTATGCTGGTCTAGCAGAAACAGCTGTTTATGGGGTCATATTTGTTGGTAACAAGAGTTTTTCTTGTAGAGGCCTTTTTTGGGTATTAAGGATTGTGTCAAGATTTGGGATGAGTAGAGATTGCAGAATTGAAATTGAGAAATTGATTGGTGGGGTGCTTGAGCAAGCAACTTTGGATGATCTACTATTCTCTGGGCATCATATGGGACTATATTATGATGTAACATTTGTGATAAGATTGATTAAACAATTTGTTGATATGAATGGCTCTGATGGGGTATGTGTACAAAAGTTGAAAAAAGTTGGTAGATTAGTAGACAAGTATTTGATAGAGATATCCCCTGATCAGAACCTCAAGGTCACTAAATTTCTTGCAGTTGCTGAATGTTTGCCAGATTGTGCTAGGGATTGCTTTGATGGGGTGTACAGAGCCATTGACATCTATCTTCAGGTGAATGTCACAtacccttcttttcttttcctttttatttataggaATCGAAAACAAGTACAGGGCAACTCAGCAGACCCCCTTGGTCACATACCCTTTTTCTATTGCATCTGTTATGCATTATTAACTTTCTGAAGAACCATATGAATTGTGAAATTTCTAaaactcaaacaaaaataaaagataagggGAAGTACTCCGACCAGATGGGAAGTGACTTGGCCAAATGTTGGCATTACTATAAAGTTTCTTTTGTTCTTATTATCTGGAACTTTGACTAATTTTGGCATTATTAtagtatgtatatttttgttcatCTTGCTATCCACACAACTTTTAAGTTCAAAACCAATTCTAGATAATGAAATTCCTTGTTCAGGACAGCTACAAAAATTATGGAAAgggtattgaattttttttttattatttctaaaattgTCTCCAGAATTACACTGTTAGTGATGTTACATTGGCactatatagaaattaaactcttcTTATTAAAGTGGTCTatggaaattttatttattttattacctaaataataataataataatataaaaatgttgatTCTTTATTCCATGTTGATGatgttaataattataaaatgtcaTCTTATGTTTTTGCAAATTTTCTCCCTATTTTTAGTTCTTCCAACTCttagatatgtttttgttttcaatgatagatttttttatttttttaagaggacaaaagcaaaatttattgataaaatagcATGATTGGAACACAAGGTGTGGCCCATCCAAGCTAGTACAATACAGGAAAAATCTCTTGACCTtagcagaaaaagaaaaagagtgaataggcaatttagtccttgAGATTGTACCcgttttgcatattagtccctaacttaatattaaattcaaaatagtctctatctttgcataagtgttgcaaaatagtccttccgttaagttttaaagtaacgccgttagtgaggtcaattttagtgtcacgtggactatccacgtggcactaaaggataacgtggcatgacacgtggacgtgcttgatgtcacgtcatttgatgataacaaaacaagtaaataggtaatttagtccctgactttgtacccctgttgcatattagtccctaacttaataaaaaattcaaaatagtctctatcttttgcataagtgttgcaaaatagtccctaacttaaaagATGCCAGAAATCATGCTTAAAGTGTCCATGCATTGCAAAGGTTGTGCCTAGCACGATTTCTGGCAGCACAGATTTCTCCTTGGAttccttgtcatcttttgattcctctggttttttctcttctttcttttcttcttcatttgcttttttctcatccactttgttttcctctggttttttctcttcctattcaaaacacacaaaaaaaatcagaacccagaatgatacattgatggtaattgaagtaaaaaaaaaaagaggaaaagagaatGGTTATGCAGACCTCGCCCATTGGTGTTGACAGCTACTGAGATAAGGTTGTTGCTGtggatttttggttctttttatttgtgcaagtgTGTGTGAGTTCTTTTTCGTATATATGTCTCAATTGGTTCAAAACcatcaaatttgaagaagtcactcattctatcatcatcaaatgacgtgacactaaaattgaccttacTAACaacattactttaaaatttaacggaaggactattttgcaat comes from Glycine soja cultivar W05 chromosome 20, ASM419377v2, whole genome shotgun sequence and encodes:
- the LOC114402914 gene encoding uncharacterized protein LOC114402914 isoform X1; the protein is MSNATQDKHEAEEFYELAKDEEPPLYEGCTKYSRLSFLVKLHHIKCGMSHKAMTMILELLNDAFGHAKIPSSFCEAKKIIPHTFEFDSKTVVRNRDEVESQQYTKEEMYPNSHRKKDGSFVNEAARQEYTSSKNKAFARAFEKEHPEYVGGMELGVTPSHDTESISHSTRSVSSSESVKMRKLQVEINALKDQVAQVDVLKEQVDFLMQNVKGNKLGQEIQDLRLTLVMCLKIMEHHHGGQFKYFFYL
- the LOC114402914 gene encoding uncharacterized protein LOC114402914 isoform X2, which encodes MSNATQDKHEAEEFYELAKDEEPPLYEGCTKYSRLSFLVKLHHIKCGMSHKAMTMILELLNDAFGHAKIPSSFCEAKKIIPHTFEFDSKTVVRNRDEESQQYTKEEMYPNSHRKKDGSFVNEAARQEYTSSKNKAFARAFEKEHPEYVGGMELGVTPSHDTESISHSTRSVSSSESVKMRKLQVEINALKDQVAQVDVLKEQVDFLMQNVKGNKLGQEIQDLRLTLVMCLKIMEHHHGGQFKYFFYL
- the LOC114402732 gene encoding BTB/POZ domain-containing protein At3g19850-like isoform X2, with translation MDQNYEATLFNSSSSSSPSSPESSSAKRFSYSSRVTPKTVKSTLPNKAGWFEDLATLPPKIIEKILQTIGAYKTDNNNLIITRFLLHYLKIVTPTREVNCNNSVEYAGLAETAVYGVIFVGNKSFSCRGLFWVLRIVSRFGMSRDCRIEIEKLIGGVLEQATLDDLLFSGHHMGLYYDVTFVIRLIKQFVDMNGSDGLLNVCQIVLGIALMGCTEPLTSIFSLIRCWHLRRGQDYVDVLITIN
- the LOC114402732 gene encoding BTB/POZ domain-containing protein At3g19850-like isoform X1, encoding MDQNYEATLFNSSSSSSPSSPESSSAKRFSYSSRVTPKTVKSTLPNKAGWFEDLATLPPKIIEKILQTIGAYKTDNNNLIITRFLLHYLKIVTPTREVNCNNSVEYAGLAETAVYGVIFVGNKSFSCRGLFWVLRIVSRFGMSRDCRIEIEKLIGGVLEQATLDDLLFSGHHMGLYYDVTFVIRLIKQFVDMNGSDGVCVQKLKKVGRLVDKYLIEISPDQNLKVTKFLAVAECLPDCARDCFDGVYRAIDIYLQSHPMLAFEERSRLCRCLNYNKLSFEVCKDLAKNPRIPPMIAMQALISQQTNIPSSDLIIEESEIMNPSQIILHYDKTDSFLEEKQDMRQP